One Megasphaera elsdenii DSM 20460 genomic window carries:
- a CDS encoding ribosomal-processing cysteine protease Prp has product MITITMHRDKKHRYTGFTISGHADYDEAGSDIVCAAVSALSQTALLGLMQYASQDVPYEVNDGFLSVQVPKPCEASQIILGTMVAGLEQIVRQYGEYVVLDS; this is encoded by the coding sequence ATGATTACCATTACGATGCATCGCGATAAGAAACATCGCTATACGGGTTTTACCATAAGCGGCCATGCCGATTATGACGAAGCCGGCAGCGATATCGTCTGTGCTGCCGTTTCGGCCTTGTCGCAGACTGCCTTGTTGGGTCTCATGCAGTACGCTTCGCAAGACGTACCGTATGAAGTAAACGATGGCTTCTTATCCGTCCAGGTCCCAAAGCCCTGCGAAGCGTCGCAGATTATCTTAGGGACTATGGTAGCAGGTTTGGAACAAATTGTACGGCAGTATGGAGAATACGTCGTACTCGACTCATAG
- a CDS encoding flavodoxin family protein has protein sequence MAKKVLILSSSLRPDSNSEQLAREAGRGALEAGNDVEVLSLAGRDIRYCEGCMACHRLLYCPIQDDATDLIKKVQEADAVVFASPIYYYDICGQLKTFLDRTNPLYGQPYRFRDIYLITVSADDAPDTAKRAVSTLDGWIRCFDKAHHAGGFNAGGMSEANAVGNHPKWLQKAYELGKSI, from the coding sequence ATGGCTAAAAAAGTCCTCATCTTATCTTCCAGTCTCCGTCCGGACAGCAATTCCGAGCAGCTGGCCCGGGAAGCCGGCCGCGGGGCCCTCGAAGCGGGGAACGACGTAGAAGTTCTCAGTTTGGCCGGCCGGGATATCCGTTATTGTGAAGGCTGCATGGCCTGTCACCGCTTGCTCTACTGTCCCATCCAGGACGACGCTACCGACCTCATCAAGAAGGTCCAGGAAGCAGACGCCGTCGTCTTTGCTTCACCTATCTACTATTACGATATCTGCGGCCAGCTGAAGACCTTCCTCGATAGGACCAATCCGCTCTACGGCCAGCCCTACCGCTTCCGCGACATCTATCTCATCACCGTCTCGGCCGACGACGCACCGGACACGGCGAAACGGGCCGTATCGACCCTCGATGGCTGGATCCGCTGCTTTGACAAGGCCCATCATGCCGGAGGCTTCAACGCCGGCGGCATGAGCGAAGCCAACGCCGTAGGAAATCACCCGAAATGGCTGCAGAAAGCCTATGAATTAGGAAAATCTATCTGA
- a CDS encoding YlbF family regulator gives MEIYDKAHELEAAIKECQEYKDLVAAGQELAKDEKTKHLVRDFLMLQAQLAYAQSMGDKPIRKKIDHLNQMAELIKNNQTAVEYLNHYNKWQTMAGEVFQIIQNAMAEGMSILDQ, from the coding sequence GTGGAAATTTACGATAAAGCCCATGAATTAGAGGCTGCCATCAAAGAATGTCAGGAATACAAGGACCTCGTCGCAGCCGGTCAGGAACTGGCCAAAGACGAAAAGACCAAGCATCTGGTCCGCGATTTTCTCATGCTCCAGGCCCAGCTGGCCTATGCCCAGTCCATGGGGGACAAGCCGATCCGCAAGAAGATCGACCATTTGAACCAGATGGCCGAACTCATTAAAAACAATCAGACTGCCGTGGAATATTTGAACCATTATAATAAATGGCAGACCATGGCCGGTGAAGTGTTCCAGATTATTCAAAATGCAATGGCAGAAGGAATGAGCATCCTTGATCAATAA
- a CDS encoding metal-dependent hydrolase — protein sequence MKFNYYGHSAFTLSDDVTTILFDPFITENPWTQVCPTDIHCQYIIVTHCHGDHYGDTEAIAKANDATVISTAEVAGKAGEAGCKAHAMHVGGSADFPFGKVRLTPAFHGSGIAGGLACGVIVEFGGKRVYFAGDTGLFSDMKILDRFGPIDCAILPIGDNFTMGIDDAALAALWIQPRFVIPVHYKTWPIVEADPQEYKKLTETKYNIPVQVVDPGTTYEF from the coding sequence ATGAAATTCAATTATTACGGTCATTCCGCATTCACTCTTTCCGATGATGTGACGACCATCCTTTTTGACCCGTTCATTACGGAGAATCCCTGGACCCAGGTCTGTCCGACAGACATCCACTGCCAGTACATCATCGTCACTCACTGCCACGGCGACCATTATGGCGATACCGAAGCCATTGCCAAAGCCAATGACGCTACGGTCATCAGCACGGCCGAAGTCGCTGGCAAAGCGGGCGAAGCAGGCTGCAAGGCCCATGCCATGCATGTCGGCGGCAGTGCGGATTTCCCCTTTGGCAAAGTACGCCTGACACCGGCGTTCCACGGTTCGGGCATTGCCGGAGGGCTGGCATGCGGCGTCATCGTCGAATTTGGCGGCAAGCGCGTTTATTTCGCCGGCGACACAGGCCTCTTCTCGGACATGAAAATCCTCGATCGCTTCGGGCCGATCGACTGCGCCATCCTGCCTATTGGCGATAACTTCACCATGGGCATCGACGACGCAGCCCTGGCAGCCCTTTGGATCCAGCCGCGCTTCGTCATCCCCGTCCACTACAAGACCTGGCCCATTGTCGAAGCAGACCCTCAGGAATACAAGAAGCTCACGGAAACGAAATACAATATCCCCGTCCAGGTCGTCGACCCGGGGACAACGTATGAATTCTGA
- the fliB gene encoding flagellin lysine-N-methylase yields MILPDFYDRFQCKAGACQHTCCRGWEIDIDDVTADVYQHLDGPLGEAIRQHIAEGLEGWHFCLTADGNCPFLRPDGLCRLIHESGDDILCDICALHPRFFQVVTDGNGQDRELGGVGLCCEAAAGLLLSSPSPLTFYDEERGQSLGTLAQLLDALDYPAPSAGLVYQPDTTKKGHERLLAVLSRTEPIDDAWTAGLKALQARIASTEKVAAPDPEQAKRYQRVYDYLFYRQLESFADVPSDVLATYAARNTDFIGLAAAVTGNLPEAVRRWSEQIEYDTDNVALLKEAAAAGEF; encoded by the coding sequence ATGATCCTTCCTGATTTCTACGACCGCTTCCAGTGCAAAGCCGGCGCCTGCCAGCATACGTGCTGCCGGGGCTGGGAGATCGACATCGACGACGTGACGGCCGACGTTTATCAGCACCTCGATGGCCCCTTAGGTGAGGCAATCCGCCAGCACATCGCCGAAGGGCTGGAGGGCTGGCATTTCTGTCTCACTGCCGACGGGAATTGTCCCTTCCTGCGGCCCGATGGCTTATGCCGTCTCATCCATGAAAGCGGCGACGACATCCTCTGCGATATCTGCGCCCTCCATCCGCGGTTCTTCCAGGTCGTCACCGACGGGAACGGGCAGGACAGGGAACTCGGCGGCGTCGGGCTCTGCTGTGAAGCCGCGGCCGGTCTCTTGCTGAGCAGCCCCTCTCCCCTCACCTTTTATGATGAGGAAAGGGGCCAGTCCCTGGGAACGCTGGCGCAGCTCCTGGATGCCCTGGATTATCCGGCGCCATCGGCGGGTCTCGTTTATCAGCCCGACACGACGAAAAAAGGCCATGAACGCCTCCTGGCCGTCCTGTCCCGGACCGAACCGATTGACGATGCCTGGACGGCTGGTCTAAAAGCCTTACAGGCCCGGATAGCATCGACGGAAAAGGTCGCAGCTCCGGATCCGGAACAGGCCAAACGGTATCAGCGCGTGTACGACTATCTCTTTTACCGGCAGCTCGAGTCCTTTGCAGACGTCCCTTCTGACGTCCTCGCCACCTATGCTGCACGTAACACGGACTTCATCGGCCTTGCCGCTGCCGTAACGGGCAATCTGCCTGAAGCCGTGCGCCGCTGGTCGGAACAAATTGAATATGATACGGACAACGTGGCCCTTCTCAAGGAAGCGGCAGCGGCCGGAGAATTTTGA
- a CDS encoding L-cysteine desulfidase family protein, which produces MDKRAMWNEMIGVIKQDVTPATGCTEPIALAYAAATAARELGEPVRFVDGWVSANLMKNGMGVTVPGTGMPGLYIAAAVGALGGDADAGLQVLKALTPDVVALGKQYVADGKITVSVREDTPHVLYAEAVVYGENHRVRVVITDDHTNIVFIEKDGKVLRDQRVDGGSGEDPKIAFLHTLTLADIVDFAEQVPIEDLAFLKEAERLNDYLSQEGLTGKYGLKIGYTLQQLVEKGVLADDLSHRIQIRTVAASDARMGGAAFPAMTNSGSGNQGIAATEPVTVVADFLGVTPEKRLRALALSSMVAIYAHGYLPKLSAFCATVTASMGAAAGMAWLLADNEPLAVIERALATMSGSIVGMVCDGAANSCSMKVSASVHAAYEAVLLALSDVRVQGTDGLVAYSAEECLKNVGLLASQGMQQTDEEVLRIMLHKNKA; this is translated from the coding sequence ATGGATAAACGAGCTATGTGGAACGAAATGATCGGCGTCATCAAACAAGATGTGACGCCGGCGACGGGGTGTACGGAACCGATTGCCCTGGCCTATGCCGCGGCGACGGCAGCCCGGGAACTGGGCGAACCGGTGCGCTTCGTCGACGGCTGGGTCTCGGCCAACCTGATGAAGAACGGCATGGGCGTCACCGTGCCGGGGACAGGGATGCCAGGCCTTTACATTGCAGCAGCTGTCGGCGCTCTCGGCGGCGATGCCGATGCGGGCTTGCAGGTCCTCAAGGCCTTGACGCCAGACGTCGTCGCCCTGGGCAAACAGTACGTCGCTGACGGCAAGATCACCGTGTCTGTCCGGGAAGATACGCCGCATGTCCTCTATGCCGAAGCCGTCGTCTATGGCGAAAACCACCGTGTCCGCGTCGTCATCACCGATGACCATACGAACATCGTCTTTATCGAAAAAGACGGCAAAGTCCTCCGGGACCAGCGCGTTGACGGGGGCAGCGGCGAAGACCCGAAAATCGCCTTCCTCCATACGCTGACCTTGGCAGATATCGTCGATTTCGCTGAGCAAGTGCCGATCGAAGACCTTGCTTTCCTAAAGGAAGCGGAACGGCTCAACGACTACTTGTCTCAGGAGGGCTTGACCGGGAAATACGGCTTGAAAATCGGCTATACCCTGCAGCAGTTAGTCGAAAAGGGCGTCTTAGCAGACGATTTGTCCCATCGCATCCAGATCCGTACCGTCGCCGCGTCGGATGCCCGCATGGGCGGTGCTGCCTTTCCGGCGATGACCAATTCCGGATCAGGCAATCAGGGCATCGCCGCGACGGAGCCGGTGACAGTCGTCGCCGATTTCCTCGGCGTCACGCCGGAAAAACGGCTGCGGGCCCTGGCCTTGTCCAGTATGGTCGCCATCTATGCTCACGGCTATTTGCCGAAACTGTCAGCCTTCTGTGCCACCGTCACGGCTTCCATGGGAGCCGCTGCGGGGATGGCCTGGCTGCTGGCCGATAACGAACCGCTAGCCGTCATCGAACGGGCCCTGGCCACCATGTCCGGCTCCATCGTCGGTATGGTCTGCGATGGCGCAGCCAACAGCTGTTCCATGAAGGTCTCGGCCTCCGTCCATGCCGCTTATGAGGCAGTCCTCTTGGCCCTCAGCGACGTGCGCGTCCAAGGGACGGATGGTTTGGTCGCCTATTCCGCCGAAGAGTGTCTAAAAAACGTCGGCCTCTTGGCCTCGCAGGGGATGCAGCAGACTGATGAAGAAGTTCTGCGCATTATGCTCCATAAAAATAAAGCCTGA
- the typA gene encoding translational GTPase TypA, producing the protein MERKDIRNIAIIAHVDHGKTTLVDAMLKQSHVFRSNEKVEERVMDSGDIERERGITILSKNTSVMHEGVKINIVDTPGHADFGGEVERVLNMVDGVLLLVDAFEGPMPQTKYVLRKALEQKLKPIVVINKIDKPGARVAEVEDEVLELFMELDATDEQLDFPVVYANGRDGIAKYSMDDDSDNLEPLFKTIIKYCPCPKGDAEGPLQFMVTTLDYDDYVGKIAIGRIVRGKMHPNQNVVVTDGEGQRKAKIGRVYTYEGLKRVEQDEAAMGEIACIVGIPDLKIGETVTDPQNPEALPKINIDEPTLSMIFYVNDSPFAGQEGEYVTSRHLRDRLFREVQTNVSLRVEETDSADAFKVSGRGELHIAVLIEEMRRQGYELQIGKPSVITKEINGQKCEPLEALTIDVPPEFMGAVMEKLGTRKAEMVNMTDISGYTRLEFIIPARGLIGFRSEFLTATKGNGIMYHVFHGYAPWKGEIPGRTRGSLVAFESGTTTGYGIFNLQDRGTMFIKPGEEIYLGQVVGESNRDVDIDVNPCKKKHLTNTRSSASDEALRLTPPQEMGLEKSLEWINDDELVEVTPKSIRIRKAILDKHDRKKAMRRAQQ; encoded by the coding sequence ATGGAACGCAAAGATATTCGTAATATTGCAATTATTGCCCACGTTGACCATGGCAAAACGACACTGGTCGACGCCATGCTCAAACAGAGCCATGTTTTCCGTTCTAACGAAAAAGTAGAAGAACGTGTCATGGACTCTGGAGATATTGAACGTGAACGCGGCATTACAATCTTGTCCAAAAATACATCTGTCATGCACGAAGGCGTCAAGATCAACATCGTCGACACCCCGGGGCATGCTGACTTCGGCGGCGAAGTAGAACGTGTACTGAACATGGTAGACGGCGTACTGCTCCTCGTCGATGCTTTTGAAGGCCCGATGCCGCAGACGAAATACGTTTTGCGCAAGGCTTTGGAACAGAAATTGAAACCAATCGTCGTCATCAATAAAATCGACAAACCCGGTGCCCGCGTCGCTGAAGTCGAAGACGAAGTTCTTGAATTGTTCATGGAACTCGATGCGACAGACGAACAGCTCGATTTCCCGGTCGTCTATGCAAACGGCCGCGATGGCATTGCTAAATACTCCATGGACGACGACAGCGATAATCTCGAACCGCTGTTCAAGACCATCATCAAATACTGCCCGTGCCCGAAAGGCGATGCCGAAGGCCCGCTGCAGTTCATGGTCACGACGTTGGACTACGACGATTATGTCGGTAAAATCGCTATCGGCCGTATTGTCCGCGGCAAAATGCATCCGAACCAGAACGTCGTCGTCACCGACGGCGAAGGCCAGCGCAAAGCCAAAATCGGCCGCGTCTATACCTATGAAGGCTTGAAACGAGTCGAACAGGATGAAGCCGCTATGGGCGAAATCGCCTGCATCGTCGGTATTCCGGACCTCAAGATCGGCGAAACCGTTACGGACCCGCAGAATCCGGAAGCCCTGCCGAAAATCAACATCGACGAACCGACGCTGTCCATGATTTTCTACGTCAACGACAGCCCCTTTGCCGGCCAGGAAGGGGAATACGTCACCAGCCGTCATCTCCGCGACCGCTTGTTCCGCGAAGTCCAGACCAACGTATCCCTGCGCGTCGAAGAAACAGACAGCGCCGATGCTTTCAAAGTATCGGGCCGTGGCGAACTCCACATCGCTGTCCTCATCGAAGAAATGCGCCGTCAGGGTTATGAACTCCAGATCGGTAAACCGAGCGTCATCACCAAAGAAATCAACGGCCAGAAATGCGAACCGCTGGAAGCTCTCACCATCGACGTTCCGCCTGAATTTATGGGCGCTGTCATGGAAAAACTCGGTACCCGTAAAGCCGAAATGGTCAACATGACCGATATCTCCGGCTACACCCGCCTGGAATTTATCATCCCGGCCCGTGGCCTCATCGGCTTCCGCAGCGAATTTCTCACAGCTACCAAAGGGAATGGTATCATGTACCACGTCTTCCACGGCTATGCTCCCTGGAAAGGCGAAATCCCGGGCCGTACCCGCGGCAGCTTAGTTGCCTTTGAATCGGGCACGACTACCGGCTACGGCATCTTCAACCTGCAGGACCGCGGCACGATGTTCATCAAACCGGGCGAAGAAATCTACCTCGGCCAGGTCGTCGGTGAAAGCAACCGCGACGTCGATATCGATGTCAACCCGTGCAAGAAGAAACACTTGACCAACACCCGTTCCTCCGCCTCGGACGAAGCACTCCGCCTCACGCCGCCGCAGGAAATGGGCTTGGAAAAATCCCTGGAATGGATCAACGACGACGAACTCGTAGAAGTTACGCCGAAGAGCATCCGTATCCGCAAAGCCATCCTCGACAAACACGACCGCAAAAAAGCGATGCGTCGTGCACAGCAGTAA
- the murB gene encoding UDP-N-acetylmuramate dehydrogenase, with the protein MERILLDEPMSEHTTFAVGGPADVLILPESVKEMSLAIRAARRLELPVTVLGGGSNVLVRDGGIRGVVIQLNTMTKVLACHDRKILASAGYMLKDVCQFAQENSLTGIEFACGIPGTLGGAVFMNAGAYDGEMSHVVSRVRTVNSEGGVHTYDAPNLGFSYRQSRFQKSQEFVVEVELTLRSGDPKEIQARMDDLMNRRRSKQPLEMHSAGSTFKRPPGYFAGTLIDQTGLKGLSCGDAQVSMKHAGFVVNTGHASARDVLNVIHEVQKRVEKAHGVHLEPEVRIIGED; encoded by the coding sequence ATGGAACGGATCCTGCTCGACGAACCCATGAGCGAGCACACGACCTTTGCTGTCGGCGGCCCGGCCGACGTCCTGATCCTGCCGGAATCGGTCAAGGAAATGTCCCTGGCCATCCGGGCAGCACGGCGGCTGGAACTGCCGGTGACGGTCCTCGGCGGCGGCTCCAACGTCCTCGTCCGCGATGGCGGCATCCGGGGCGTCGTCATCCAGTTGAATACGATGACTAAAGTATTGGCCTGCCACGACCGCAAGATCCTGGCCAGTGCCGGTTACATGTTGAAAGATGTCTGCCAGTTTGCCCAGGAAAACAGCCTGACCGGCATCGAATTTGCCTGTGGCATCCCCGGTACCCTGGGCGGCGCCGTCTTCATGAACGCCGGGGCTTACGACGGGGAAATGAGCCATGTCGTATCCCGCGTCCGCACGGTCAACAGCGAAGGCGGTGTCCATACGTATGATGCGCCGAACCTCGGTTTTTCCTATCGCCAGAGCCGCTTCCAGAAATCCCAGGAATTCGTCGTCGAAGTCGAACTGACCTTGCGCAGCGGCGACCCCAAGGAAATCCAGGCCCGTATGGACGATCTCATGAACCGCCGCCGCAGCAAGCAGCCTTTGGAAATGCACAGCGCCGGCAGTACCTTCAAGCGTCCGCCGGGATACTTTGCCGGGACCCTCATCGACCAGACTGGCCTCAAAGGCCTTTCCTGCGGCGATGCCCAGGTCTCGATGAAACACGCCGGCTTCGTCGTCAACACGGGCCACGCGTCGGCACGGGATGTCCTCAACGTCATCCACGAAGTCCAGAAACGCGTCGAAAAAGCACACGGCGTCCACCTGGAACCGGAAGTCCGCATCATCGGCGAGGACTAA
- the rplU gene encoding 50S ribosomal protein L21 gives MYAIIKTGGKQYRVQEGDSIFVEKLNADVDSNVVFDQVLAVVNDGDVKVGTPVVEGAKVTAKVLAQGKEKKVLVFKYKAKSNYRRRQGHRQPFTKVAIEKIEG, from the coding sequence ATGTACGCTATTATCAAAACAGGTGGAAAACAGTATCGTGTCCAGGAAGGCGACAGCATTTTCGTCGAAAAACTGAATGCCGATGTTGATTCCAACGTAGTATTCGACCAGGTATTGGCAGTCGTTAACGACGGTGATGTTAAAGTAGGTACTCCCGTTGTTGAAGGCGCTAAAGTAACTGCAAAAGTATTGGCTCAGGGCAAAGAAAAGAAAGTCCTCGTTTTCAAATACAAAGCAAAATCCAACTACCGTCGTCGTCAGGGTCATCGTCAGCCGTTCACGAAAGTTGCAATCGAAAAGATTGAAGGCTAA
- the trmL gene encoding tRNA (uridine(34)/cytosine(34)/5-carboxymethylaminomethyluridine(34)-2'-O)-methyltransferase TrmL produces MHIVMVEPEIPGNTGNVARLCAANHITLHLVKPLGFSIDDKHLKRAGLDYWSLVDVQIHENFQEVLDKYKDHRFFYLTTKSEQCYADIQFQYDDMLVFGKETKGLPEDLLKANPERCFRVPMVEQARSLNLSNTVAIVSYEAMRQLGFPGMAKSGIGIKNL; encoded by the coding sequence ATGCATATCGTAATGGTAGAGCCGGAAATCCCCGGCAATACGGGCAATGTCGCCCGCTTATGCGCAGCCAATCATATTACGCTGCATTTGGTCAAGCCCCTGGGCTTTTCCATCGATGACAAGCATTTGAAACGGGCCGGCCTCGATTACTGGTCGCTCGTCGATGTCCAGATCCATGAAAATTTTCAGGAAGTCCTGGACAAATACAAAGACCACCGTTTTTTCTATTTGACGACCAAATCGGAACAGTGTTACGCCGATATCCAGTTCCAATACGATGATATGCTCGTATTCGGCAAGGAAACGAAAGGCCTTCCGGAAGACCTCCTGAAAGCCAATCCGGAACGCTGCTTCCGCGTACCGATGGTCGAACAGGCGCGCAGCCTGAACCTATCCAATACCGTCGCTATCGTGTCTTACGAAGCGATGCGCCAGCTCGGCTTCCCGGGTATGGCCAAGAGCGGTATCGGTATCAAGAATCTTTAA
- a CDS encoding N-acetylmuramoyl-L-alanine amidase family protein produces the protein MLKKIWILPLLLLVCLIPFVSAQAASKPEITNVRTATRTDANTPFVRTVLDVNGKVNPKLYIDNSGEYVFVTLPNTGVGKNVAKSYKPNSNVISRVTLSPRSSSTDVTIKVPRAVTKNDVKVFTLPGATNSKASSRVVIDINDKSGKLKQWSHWGDTNIGIKGATKPTQSWKPSATKQPAANVPAYSSSKTYSLTKGLQGKTIAIDPGHGGSDSGAVGAYSKEKDITLAISKKVASLLSAAGANVIMTRTTDVDVYAPYDGAVEELQARCNIANAAKADVFVCIHIDSFDSPSAGGVTAYYNSKTPYDYGLANYIHLQNMKATNFPDRGVKTANFYVLLHTNMPATLLELGFISNPSEEKALNSDAQQQNFAESIVKGLADYFNHNGN, from the coding sequence GTGTTGAAAAAAATATGGATACTTCCGCTTTTACTGCTCGTGTGCCTCATACCTTTCGTATCGGCCCAGGCAGCTTCCAAACCGGAAATCACCAATGTGCGTACGGCTACGCGGACGGATGCCAATACACCTTTCGTCCGGACCGTCCTCGATGTCAACGGCAAGGTCAATCCCAAGCTGTACATCGACAACTCCGGTGAGTACGTTTTCGTTACTTTGCCCAATACCGGCGTAGGCAAGAACGTGGCCAAGAGCTATAAGCCCAACAGCAACGTCATTTCCCGCGTCACCTTATCGCCCCGTTCGTCGAGTACGGACGTGACCATCAAGGTTCCCCGGGCCGTCACCAAGAATGACGTCAAAGTCTTTACCTTGCCGGGCGCTACCAACAGCAAAGCGTCGAGCCGCGTCGTCATCGACATCAACGATAAGTCGGGCAAGCTCAAACAGTGGAGCCATTGGGGCGATACCAATATCGGCATCAAAGGGGCGACCAAGCCGACTCAGAGCTGGAAACCGTCGGCCACCAAACAGCCGGCTGCCAATGTCCCGGCCTATAGCAGCAGCAAGACTTACAGCCTGACCAAGGGCCTCCAGGGCAAGACCATCGCCATCGACCCCGGCCACGGCGGTTCAGACTCCGGTGCTGTCGGCGCCTATTCCAAGGAAAAAGACATTACCTTGGCCATTTCCAAGAAAGTCGCTTCCTTATTGAGTGCTGCCGGAGCCAATGTCATCATGACCCGCACGACCGACGTCGACGTCTATGCGCCTTATGACGGCGCTGTCGAAGAATTGCAGGCCCGCTGCAACATTGCCAATGCGGCCAAAGCCGACGTCTTCGTCTGCATCCACATCGATTCCTTCGATTCCCCGTCGGCAGGTGGTGTCACCGCTTACTACAACAGCAAGACACCTTATGATTACGGCCTGGCCAACTACATCCACCTTCAGAACATGAAGGCCACCAACTTCCCGGACCGCGGCGTCAAGACGGCCAACTTCTACGTCCTCTTGCACACCAATATGCCGGCCACCTTATTGGAACTGGGCTTCATCTCCAACCCGAGTGAAGAAAAAGCCCTCAACTCCGACGCCCAGCAGCAGAACTTCGCTGAAAGCATCGTCAAAGGCTTGGCCGATTACTTCAACCATAACGGGAACTAA
- a CDS encoding polysaccharide deacetylase family protein encodes MVKKICSWIIGVILTVLVLLIGIFAFWYFGSTNYHLTGVPVLNYHQVNNKFNTVLTMKPANFDEQMKYLHDNDYHSITLEQFDAYMRGEGDLPDRPVLITFDDGYVDNYEEAYPILKKYNMRGTIFLIINLMDTPGYLTWDQVKEMAADGMEFGSHTISHKPLTSFDRAGVRHELQDSKDIIEKMTGKPCHFIAFPEGKYNDMVMEETRGAGYRYAFTVDTGRDFPWDDPYDLDRVPMFEGPISFKHFRFRLTFSAFSALLWKTHKYFEHIEMTKDLAQHIPQP; translated from the coding sequence ATGGTGAAAAAAATATGCTCGTGGATCATCGGCGTCATCCTTACCGTCCTGGTCCTCCTCATCGGTATCTTTGCTTTTTGGTATTTCGGGTCGACGAACTATCACCTGACAGGCGTCCCGGTCCTGAATTATCATCAGGTCAATAATAAATTCAATACCGTGCTGACCATGAAGCCAGCTAATTTTGACGAACAGATGAAATATCTGCACGACAACGACTATCATTCCATTACCTTGGAACAATTCGATGCCTACATGCGCGGCGAAGGCGATTTGCCGGACCGGCCGGTCCTCATCACCTTTGATGACGGCTACGTCGACAATTACGAAGAAGCCTATCCCATCCTGAAGAAATATAACATGCGCGGCACGATATTCCTGATCATCAACCTCATGGATACGCCGGGCTACCTGACCTGGGACCAGGTCAAGGAAATGGCTGCCGACGGCATGGAATTTGGGTCCCATACCATCAGTCATAAACCCCTGACCAGCTTCGACCGGGCCGGAGTCCGTCATGAACTGCAGGACTCGAAAGACATCATCGAAAAAATGACGGGCAAGCCCTGTCATTTCATCGCCTTCCCGGAAGGCAAATATAACGATATGGTCATGGAAGAAACGAGAGGCGCCGGCTACCGCTACGCCTTCACCGTAGATACAGGCCGCGACTTCCCTTGGGACGATCCATACGACTTGGACCGCGTCCCCATGTTTGAAGGCCCTATAAGCTTCAAACACTTCCGGTTCCGCCTGACCTTCAGCGCCTTCAGTGCGCTCCTGTGGAAGACCCATAAATACTTTGAACACATAGAAATGACCAAAGACCTGGCTCAGCATATCCCGCAGCCGTAA
- the rpmA gene encoding 50S ribosomal protein L27: MFNFNLQLFAHKKGTGSTRNGRDSESKRLGVKCHDGVVVKAGNIIVRQRGTHFHPGTNVGIGKDDTLFATAAGKVAFERAGKYNRKVSVYPVEA; encoded by the coding sequence ATGTTCAATTTCAACTTACAGCTTTTCGCTCATAAAAAAGGGACAGGCTCCACGCGTAACGGCCGTGATAGCGAATCCAAACGCCTTGGTGTAAAATGCCATGACGGCGTCGTCGTTAAAGCCGGCAACATCATCGTTCGCCAGCGTGGTACGCACTTCCATCCGGGCACGAACGTAGGCATCGGCAAAGACGATACCTTGTTCGCAACGGCTGCAGGCAAAGTTGCTTTCGAACGCGCTGGTAAATACAACCGCAAAGTTAGCGTATACCCTGTAGAAGCATAA
- a CDS encoding DUF805 domain-containing protein, with protein sequence MIIAEDAPIRVLIRNHLDFKGKVSRKRYLHFRLFSILPICLIIWLQHLASQGGPAALEYTIASCLIAILLIPVDFSYMIRRYHDLGKSGWYCIINVLARNIWFAALAVEIFLCWKEKIE encoded by the coding sequence TTGATCATAGCCGAAGACGCGCCTATTCGCGTACTCATCCGCAACCATTTAGATTTCAAAGGCAAGGTCAGCCGTAAACGCTACCTGCACTTCCGCCTGTTCAGTATCCTGCCCATCTGCCTCATCATCTGGCTCCAGCACCTGGCCTCGCAAGGCGGCCCGGCGGCCCTGGAATACACCATCGCCTCGTGCCTCATCGCCATCCTCCTCATCCCTGTCGACTTCTCCTATATGATACGCCGCTACCATGACCTGGGGAAATCCGGCTGGTACTGTATCATCAACGTCCTGGCCCGAAACATCTGGTTCGCCGCCCTGGCCGTCGAAATTTTCCTCTGCTGGAAAGAGAAAATAGAGTAA